Part of the Salinimonas lutimaris genome, CTCTATGTACGGGTTACTGGTTTCGCCACAGGAGCTGCAGGAGCATATGGCCCTGTTAATTAATGTGGTGCCGGCGGAAAGCCGGTATATTATTGAAGAGCAGCTAACTAATCTGACTGAAAAGTCCAGCTCTACTCTGGGCTGGGGTTTTTTGTTTTCAGTGCTGCTGTCGTTATGGAGCAGTAGTAAGGGCGCTAATGCACTAATCACTGCCTGCAACATTACTTATAGTGAAGCGCATGGAAGAAGCTTTTTTAAAGGCATGTTTGCCCGTATTACCTGCACCATCAGCATTATTCTGACGGTGATTATCGCGCTTATCTGCATCACGATTCTGCCCAAAGCAGTCAGCTGGGCCACTAACGATTTGATTTCTGCCAAACAGGCCAGCTGGATGAGTCTGCCGGTAATGCTGTTACTGTTTAATGTCAGCTTGTCCGCCCTATACCGGTATGCGCCTAACCGCAAGTCAGCGCAGTGGCGTTGGGTGACGCCCGGGTCGATGTTTGCCACCTTGTTATGGATTGCCGCATCCTACGGGTTTTCCATCTATTTAAGCGAATTTGCCAGTTACAATAAAACTTATGGTTCGGTAGGCGGTATCATTGTCCTGCTGATGTGGCTGTACCTCAGTGCCTATATCATTTTGATTGGTGCAGAGGTAAATTCGGCGATTGAGCTGCAAACATCAGCCGACAGTACCGTGGGCGGCGACAAACCCATGGGCAAGCGCGGCGCTTTTGTGGCTGACAATACACCTGAAGATCTGCGTCAGGAAGATGAAAAAAAACAGTCGCCCTATCAACAGGAACACTAAAATCGCCTGATACACACATGGGCGCTTGTTTATTGAGCAGTTGTAGGGTCTAATTGGATCAGGCTATTGCCCAAAGGCAGGAATTTGATAGAGTTGCGTTAATATAGGCTATCAATTAATCATGTTTGGCGGTGTAGGCTGCCAGCTGCTTTCAGGAATGACGAATGGCAGAGCAATGCTTTCGGATGAAAGGTACAACGCTGACAAGTATTGTACTGGATGTACTTTATTTTGACCCTGACGAATTTGATCAGCAACTGGCGGCAAAAGTAGCCAGTGCACCGCAATTTTTTACCCGCTCCTCGCTCATTATTCAGTTAAGTGTGCCGCTAACCGACACCGAATTTGAATTGTTGGTTACCTTGTGCCGTCAGCATCAGCTGCAGCCCATGGCGGTCAGAGGCGAAGTCGGAACATTAAAAAGCACGATCAATGACTTGGGTTTATCTGATATCAGTCAGAGTAAAGCCACAGAAACCGCGTTAAACGACACAGCCGATGCCAGGCAGGCACCCAGCGCTCCGCCGGCAGCGGTTCAGGCAACCAAATTTATTGACCGGCCGGTACGCTCAGGACAGCAGGTGTATGCCCAAGGTGCAGATCTGGTCATTATTGCCCCGGTGAGTGAAGGGGCTGAAGTACTGGCTGACGGTAATATTCATATTTATGGCACCATGCGTGGCAGGGCGCTTGCAGGGGTGCAGGGGAATACCCAGGCGCGTATATTTTGTCAGCAAATGGAAGCAGAATTGCTGTCCATTGCCGGGCGCTTTGTTATGCAGGAAACAATACAATCACAGTGTTGGAAAAAACCAGCACAGGCTTATTTGGAGGAAGACGCGTTACTGGTCACAGCCCTTGGCTAACTGGTAATGTTTTCGTCGAGGAAAGGTAAATGGCAAAAATCATCGTTGTAACCTCAGGAAAGGGGGGCGTAGGTAAAACTACTTCCAGTGCAGCCATAGGCACCGGGCTGGCAATGCAGGGACACAAAACGGTAGTGGTAGACTTCGATGTGGGCTTGCGTAACCTGGATTTAATCATGGGTTGCGAGCGGCGCGTGGTATATGACTTTGTCAATGTAATTAATAAAGAAGCAACGCTGAATCAGGCGCTGATCAAAGATAAACGCACCGACGGTCTGTCTATTCTGCCGGCATCGCAAACCCGTGATAAAGACGCGCTGACGATGGAAGGTGTGCAGCAGGTGCTTAATGACCTGAGTAAAGATTTTGAATATATCATTTGTGACTCGCCTGCCGGTATTGAGCAGGGCGCACAGATGGCATTGTATTTTGCTGATGAAGCTATAGTGGTAACCAACCCGGAAGTGTCTTCAGTTCGCGACTCAGATCGTATTTTAGGCATTCTGCAAAGCAAGTCTATGCGCGCTGAGCAGGGCAAAAGTGTAAAAGAACACTTGCTGATCACCCGCTATAACCCGCAGCGTGTGGCAACTGCCGAAATGCTGAGTGTGGCTGATGTGGAAGAAATTCTGGCAGTGCCTTTGCTTGGTGTTATACCTGAATCAGAAGCGGTACTGAAAGCCTCTAACCAGGGTGCGCCTGTTATTCTGGATCAGGAGTCAAATGCAGGGCAGGCATACACAGATGCTGTGCGTCGACTACTGGGTGAAAAGGTTGACCATCGCTTTTTAGAAGCGGAGAAGAAAGGCTTCTTCAAGAGACTGCTCGGAGGGAAATAATGGGCATATTTGATTACCTGCTGAAAAAGGGCAAGCCCACTTCTTCAGCATCCGTAGCAAAAGAGCGCCTGCAAATTATTGTGGCGCATGAGCGCCGTAAACGATCAGAGCCGGATTACCTGCCAATGATGCAAAAGGAAATTCTGGAAGTGATCAGAAAATATGTACAGATTGCTGATGATCAGGTCTCTGTGCAGGTGGAAGACAGTGATGATTGTTCAGTACTTGAGTTGAATATCACGCTGCCTGAATAATCGCCGTCTTATAATAAAAACGCCCTGCCAGTATCTGCCAGGGCGTTTTTTTATTGGTACTTGTTATGGGGTGACAAGCACTATTTAGCGGGCATATTTTGCCGGTGTATGTTCATCCGGCAGACTGGCCTGAATAAACTCGCGGATATCCTGATTAGCGGTTTTCAGGTCGGCCTTGCGCAGATACATCATGTGTCCACTGCGATAGCCTTTAAAGCTCAGGCGCTGCTTCATTTTACCGCTGGGATCTAATTGCCATAGTGTATATTTCGCGTCAAAGTAGTTGGTGGCACCATCATAATAGCCAGACTGTACCATCACATTCAGATACGGGTTTTCAGCCATGGCCTGACGAAGGTTTTCACCAGTTTCATCATCTGAACGGTCCCATGGGTACACATTGCCAAACATATTATATTTCAGGTCAGTTTTTATGTTCAGCTGATTGACCAGATAATCATTCATGGCCGGAGTAAAGGCGTGCAACCAGGACGACAGTTCGGCGTTGTAATCCGGCTTGTCACCGGTGTCCTGTTTATCCAGACCCAGATAGCGGCTATCCAGCCGGCCAATGGTTTTACCTTCTTCTCGTAACAGTTCTTTCCAGAAAAAGCGCGGGCTGACGTCCAGATTGGTACGCAAAATAGCTTTTTCAGATAACCCCGAATACGCCGCCATCTGACGGGCAATCGCCTGTTTTTTCTGGCTGGCTAAAAATCCGCCCTGACTAAGCGCCGGCAGCAGTTGCTCCATCGTAAAGGTTTCCACCTGAGGCAGAAAATCTTCCAGTGCCATGTTCTGATATTCAGGTTTGAGTTTTTTGTGGTGCCAGGCGGTTGCGGCAAAGTAGGGCAGGCGATTGGCCGCCTCAACAATGCCTTCACGCTTAATGCCCAGCTCAGTAGGCGACACCAGGATTACACCGTTTAAATACATCCACTGCTGGCTTTGCAGGGCACGGGCCAGGCCAGACACCCGGGTAGTACCATAACTTTCACCAATCAGGTATTTGGGTGAGCGCCAGCGTTCCTGACGGGTGACAAAGGTATTTATCCATTCGGCCAGATATTCCACATCGGCATTCACACCAAAAAACAGTTTTTGCTGTTCTTCTTTGGACGGCATTTTGCCTTCTGCATCGGGCAATACGCGGCTAAAACCTGTGTTAACCGGGTTTACATACACAACATCGGCCACATCCAGTACCGACTCAGGGTTACTTTTAACGCCATAAGGCTGCAGCGGATAGCCTTCTTCATCAACATTCAGTACCACCGGACCTGTGTAGGCAATGTGCATCCATACTGAGGCAGAGCCAGGGCCACCGTTAAAGCTGATAAGCAAAGGCCGCTTTTCCGGTGCTTTCACATCATCTTTTTTATAATAGGTGTATTGTAAGGTCGCAATGGGGTCGCCCTGGTCATTCCAGACCGGCTGCATACCAGCAATAGCAGTGTAGTTTAAACGGTGTCCCCGAATAGTGGTTTTGTGTTGGGTGATGGTGTGCGTATCCACCTGGGCCTGTCGGGTGTAAGAAGGAGCCGTGTCAGCGGCAAAAACCGGCAGTGCAGATAGAGTTGATGCGCCGAGCAGCCCGGCACACAGATATCCTTTCCAGTTCATAAAACCTCGTTCATGTCGTTTTGTTATGGTTATTTTGCGCAAGGCACCGGCCCCACGGTAAACGACATGTTAACAGGTGGCGGCAGCAATGTGCTGCCGCTGACCGGAAAAAACGGTTAATTTGCAGTCTTAAGGCGGTACATCAACAGGGCCGCACGCTGCGCCTGACTGGTCAGCGAGGGGATATCGCCCGTTTCTTTCACAGTATGGCCGCCCGTGCCTTTCATGCCCAGTCCATCCAGCGCCATATCTACATTTGTGGCGGTAAAGGAAATATCGGCAGCACCGGCATTACGGGGGTCTACCGCAGCAACCTTGCCCTGACCTAATGCTTCACTGATAGCAGAGTACATACTCAGTAGCTGCGCATTACCCTGGGTGGGGGCCATCGGTGGATAACCATCATCAAAAATTATTTTTGCGCTGGTTTGCGGCAGATTGTCGGCCACGATTTCACGCATAGTGGCTTTGGTCTGATTTAACTGCTCCACCGATATCGTACGGATATCGCCGGTGACCCGGGTGGTTTCTGCCACCACGTTGTCTTTACCAAATGCTGTACCCCGGCTGGCTTTTTCGTCCATGCTAACCTCAGTACCGCCGACGATTTTGCCCGGGTTAAACGTCAGCAGTTTTTCACCGCGAAGGTTGGTATAGAAGGCGTGCAGAATACGGGCTGATTCATAAATCGCCCCTGCGCCAATATCTGGCTGGAACACCTGTGAAGAATGAGCCGGTACGCCGGTTACGGTTAGCTCCCAGCCCATGGCCCCGCGGCGGGCAGTGTTGGCGGTAGCTGGGTCGCCGTCACCATCTTCAAAACCCAACGCCACATCGGCCCATTCGGCTGCTTCTGTCAGCGCGGCTTTAGACAAGTTCAGGGGGCGGCCACTGGACTCCTCATCGCCGGTCATGACGACCCGGATATTCATATCATCAAGCTCACCGGCCGCCTTCAGACCTTTCAGTGCTTGCAAAATAATGACATTGCCGCCTTTCATATCTGAAATGCCAGGACCGGTAGCCAAACCGTTATCCAGCATTTTAAAGGACTGAAAAGGACTGTCTTTGGCAAACACAGTATCCAGATGACCAATTAACAGGATATTGGGCCCTTTACCGCCTTCATTGGTGGCCACCAGATGACCGGCACGGCCAAATTTTTCTCCAGAGATAAATCTGGCATCAAAGCCCAGCGCAGTAAACTCAGGGATCATCATATGAGCATTTTTTCTGATGCCGTCAAAATTCATGGTACCGCTATTTTCATTGACCAGGCTTTTGAGCAGAGCCACCGCATCGCCCTGGGTGCTGGCAATATGATCGACCGCCTGCTGTTCTTTTTCAGTCAGGCTGGCCAGAGCAGGAAAAGCGGTCAGGGCAGACATCAGCGCTGCACAAATAAACCGTTTAGACATGGTATACCTCGTTAATTGGCATGATTAACTCACTACCATACAAACTTTGCAGGGGAACTGGCAAAGTTTCACTGCTCAGTTGTCTGGCATAAGCGACCAGTGTCTGAAAAAGGGTAAACGTAATTGGTCTTGTGACTGTAGTAACAGCAACAACCAATAAATTCACCAGCAAAGCTGACGAGGCGCAATATGAAACAAGTTGAAATAGCTTCTCCGGAACAAGGTCTGAATGGCATTAAGGTTACCGATGTAGCTCCTCCGCCTGAACCCCAGGCGGGCGAAATCATGGTACAGGTGATGGCTTCCTCGCTTAACTATCATGATTATGGGGTCGCCAGCGGTGTTATGAAGTCCAGCCCCGGACGTATTCTGATGTCTGACGGTGCCGGTGTAGTCAAAGCCGTGGGGGAGGGGGTGACTGCATTTGCACCGGGAGATAATGTGGTGTCTGTGTTTTTTCCTGACTGGCAGACCGGCGGGCCCACGGTCGGGGATTTTTCCCGCACGCCGGGCGACGGCATTGATGGTTATGCCAGAGAGTATGTCACGCTACCGGCCAGTTACTTCACCCGTGCCCCCCAAGGCTGGAGCCATATTGAATCTGCCACTATTACCACGGCCGGCATGACTGCCTGGCGGGCACTGGTGGTGGAAGGCCAGCTTAAAGCCGGTGACACCGTGCTGCTGTTGGGTACCGGTGGCGTATCGGTTTATGCTCTGCAGATCGCCAAAGCCATGGGAGCTACTGTTGCCATCACTTCCTCTAGTGACGAAAAGCTGGAAAAAGCCCGCGCCATGGGCGCCGATTTCACGGTGAACTATAAAACCGATGAACAGTGGGGAAAAACGGTCGCACAATGGAGCGGTGGTGGCGTTGATCATATTGTTGAGGTTGGCGGCCCGGCCACACTGGGACAATCGATTAAAGCAGCCCGGGTTGGCGGCAGTATTGTGCTGATTGGTGTACTGACTGGTATTGGTGGTGAAATTCCCACCGCCATGTTGATGCGCAAGCAAATCAAGCTCACCGGCGTCATCGTGGGGAGTCACAAAGAACAGCAGGACTTTGTACGGGCACTGGAAAACATGGCATTCAGCCCTGTTATTGATAAGTCATTTGCGCTGGACGAATTAGCAGATGCGTTCAGATACGAAGAATCTGGCCAGCATTTTGGTAAAATCGCGGTCGATTACAGTAAGTAAGAAAACCCGCAAATAAGGTTAATTTTTAAACTGTACATGCTAAGGTTTCGTACATAGAGACGGTGCGAAACCTGTATTCTCCCACCATAATTTGTACAATTACTTTAATATCAAGGACCTCAGGTGACCGTTGAAATCGTTACCGATACGTCTCAGGAAAAAGCGATCCTGGAAACATGTATCAAATCTAAAGCAAAACAGGGTGAATCCCTTCAGATCCTTGAAGCAGGCTGTGGCAACAAGTGGCAACTTTCTTTAACCGGCATTGACTATACGCTGTCTGGCATTGATATCGATGCTGATGCCGTGGCTCTTCGGCAGCAAAAATACAATGATCTGGATGACGTGCTGATAGGTGACCTGCGCACCGCTGAACTGCCCAACGACCAGTATGACGTTATTTACACCGCCTATGTGCTTGAACATGTGGATAACGTAAACAAAGTACTGGAAAATTTTTATCGCTGGCTTAAACCTGGCGGTGTGATTATTATCAAAGTTCCTGATCGGGATTCTGTTTACGGGTTTGTAGCCCGCAACACACCACACTGGACTCACGTACTGTATTACCGCTGGATAAAGGGTAACAAAAATGCCGGCAAACCCGGTTATTTGCCATATCCCACGGTGTATGACAAAGCGCTGGCCCGTTCCAATATCTCTGCATATTGCGCCCGTCAGGGACTTAAAGTACGGGCGACGTACGGCAAAAATAACTATCTGCGAAAGAAATCACTGCGCGATCATGCCATCAGGGTGTTTGTTCAGCTAATGAATCTGTTTTCATTTGGCAAGCTGGCCTGGCATTACAACGATTTGATTTACATCATAGAAAAGCCAGCATTGCGTACCGCTGCCAACAGTTCAGGTGATAATCCAAAGCACTGGCAGTCTACCGGGTCGATAGAAAAGACCTCGGCATAGCTTTATTTAGCTAAACCGGCCAATAATTCAGGCGGAATATTCGATCTCTGGCGATAAATCAGGATAATAGGGCTGTTTGCCTGTCACTTACCTAAGAAACGGGCGCTTAAAAACTATTCAACGACAGATTGCGGAGAATGCCATGGCGGTACATGAAATAAAACACCCTCTTATTCAGCACAAAATCGGCCTGATGCGTGAGGCTGGCTTAAGCAGTAAGAACTTTCGTGAACTGGCCAGTGAAGTGGGTAACCTGCTGACTTACGAAGCGACCCGCGACCTGGTGACCGAGCCGGCAACCATTGAATGCTGGTCTGGCGATTCGATTGAAGTTGAGCAAATTAAAGGTAAAAAGATTACCGTTGTGCCCATTCTGCGGGCGGGTCTGGGTATGTTAGACGGCGTGATGGAATTAATCCCGAATGCCAAAATCAGTGTAGTTGGACTGTACCGTGACGAGGAAACTCTGGAGCCGGTGGCGTACTTTGACAAAGTGGTTAATCATATTGATGAGCGTACCGCATTGATTGTAGACCCTATGCTGGCAACAGGCGGCACGCTAATCGCGACCATCGATCTGCTGAAACAAAAAGGCTGTACCAAAATTATGGGACTGTTTCTGGTGGCGGCCCCTGAAGGGATCAAGGCGGTGACGGATCTGCACCCGGATGTAGATATTTTTACAGCGTCGGTAGACGATAAACTGAATAAAGATGGCTACATCCTGCCGGGGCTGGGCGATGCCGGTGACCGTATTTTCGGTACCCGATAACTCACTATAAAGGGTTCTGAAAAACAGGCCGCATGTAAGGTGCGGCCTGTTTTCGTTTATCGACTTAACATTCAAATTATCATACTTTCGATTTAAATTTTTAAGAAGACCGCGAAAAGACTGTTAAATACCTTCCCTTTCAACTACATTTACGGTTGTTAAACGATTAAGATAAATATGTGTTAAAAATTTACATAGCTTGCTACCGTGCCGCTGTGCAAATCCAGCAATCGAATCAGGATGTCGTGATAAGTCAAAGCACTCATGAATAAAAAAAATAAGCTCACTTTAAAAGATGTTGCCCAGCAGCTGGATGTGTCTACTGCAACGATTTCAAATGCATTTAACCGTCCAGACCAGCTATCGGCGGCGCGCCGACAGGACATTCTGGCGGCCTGTGAAAAGCTGGGGTATCACGGACCGAACCGGGCTGCGCAAATCTTGCGTAAAGGTGAGTCGGGCATTGTTGCTGTGGTACTGGCAGACAATATTGAGTATATGGTCAGCGATCCGGTGGCCAGTACTTTTGTTAAGGGAGTGTCCCGGGTACTGCACGAAAAGGGGAAACATTTGCTGCTTTACAGCGGTAACGCCGACTCTATTCGCGAGGTGGCTGATTTTGTCGATGGCTTTATTTGTTATGGTTCGCCGGAAAACAGCAAGCTGGCCAGTGAGTTAACAAAAACCGTAAAACCCGTGGTCACGGTTGATTTTAATCTGCCCGGTCAGCCGGCAATTAACATCGATAACGAACAGGCCGCCTATGATGTGGCCCGACAAGCGATTAAACCACAGGAGCGGGTAGCGATTCTGGGATTGAAACTCATTGCCTCGCCAGCCACCTGCCGTATTTACGATACACCGCTGATCGATGCTGACAGCTCTATCTCCCATCGCCGCCTGGATGGGTATAAGCGTGCCATGAGTGATGCGGGTGTGGAGATAGACAACACGCTGATCTGGCATATTCCGGAAAGTGAAGGAACCTACGCCAGACAGGCTGCGCAGGAGGTTTTATGCAGCGATAACCGGCCCGATACGGTGTTGTGTATGAGTGATATTATTGCTCTGGAGTTACTACAGTGCGCGCTGGCTAAAGGAATTAAGGTGCCACAGGAGCTTAAAATTACTGGCTTTGATGGCATTGATGAAGCACTGCGTACCCGACCTAATTTAACCACTATCTGCCAGTCAAGTATTGAAAAAGGCGCGTTGGCAGCTAACATGTTGCTGGACAAGCAGTCTGAGTCGATCACTATGCCGTTTGAATTACTGGTAGGGCAAACCATTTAATCCAACCTTATTTGTATCCGTAAGCCAGCCTTTCGACGCTGGCTTTTTTGTGCCTGATATGATGCTGTCGATTGCGCATCTGCATATCCTCTATTGCCCTTTCTAACCGGCTTAAACTAAATGGTTTAAGTGCTGTTCTTCTCTCATTAACGTAAAAAGATTGTTTTTGTAAATTATTTGTCGAACCTATCTTGCTGTAACCATTGTTCTTTAGTTTAAATTAACAAAAAAGTTAACATTTATGCTTCACATAATGTTTACAACGTAAACTTTCTGATATACATTCTTAAACGATTAAGTTCTTCGGCTGCTGAGACCGAAGTTAATGACAGGGCGAGCAGACACTCTCCCAACTTTACAGCTAAACACATAAAAAGCTCTTTACGGAGATCACATGAAAAAGCCTCATTCATTTAGTGCACTAGCTTTGGCGGTTGGAGCTGTTCTGGCCAGCCCGGTATTCGCTCAGGAAGCAGCCAACGAAGCTGAACAGTCAAAACAGGATAAAGAAAAATACGAGCAGATCGTGGTTACTGCAACGCCAGGTGGCGCAACCATGCAGGAAGCCAGTGTATCGGTAAGTTCGTTTGATGAAGACGACATCGTTAAGTTTGCGCCGCGTTCAACCGCTGAAGTGTTTCGCGCCATTCCGGGTATCCGCGCAGAGTCATCAGGTGGTGGCGGTAACGCAAACATCACCATTCGTGGTATCCCTCTGGCCACCGGCGGTTCTAAGTTCCTGCAGGTGCATGAAGACGGTCTGCCAGTACTTGAGTACGGTGATATTAACTTTGGTAACGCAGATAACTTCATGCGTTATGACTGGTCTGTAGCGAATGTAGAAGCGATTCGTGGTGGTTCAGCCTCTACCTTTGCCAGTAACTCGCCAGGCGGTGTTATCAACATGATCAGCAACACCGGTGAAATCGGCGGCGGTGCTATCGGTACATCTTTTGGTGTGGACTATGACGAGTTCCGTCTTGATTTCCGTTATGGCGGTGAAATCAGTGACGATCTGTATTACCACATTGCTGGTTTCGCCCGCGGCGGTGAAGGCACTCGTGATACTGGTTATAATGGGGATCAAGGTGGCCAGGTTAAATTCAACATTACAAAAATGCTGGACAATGGTCACATCCGCTTATTCTATAAAAACCTGGATGACAAGGTATCGACTTACCTGCCATCACCAGTACTGGTGGAAGGCGACGGTGAATATGGTCCGGTTCCTGGCTATGATGCCAGCTCACAGGCACTGAATTCAGCTTACAACACCAATATCTCTACGTTTGACAGCTACGGTAACCCCGAAAATCGTGATGTACGTGATGGTATCGAGTCAAAAGTGAGCTCGTTTGGTGTTGAAGTAGACCTGGAAGTAGCAGATTCTCTGTTTCTGTTAAATAAATTCCGTATCTCTGATATCTCCGGTGGCTTTATTGCCCCGTTTACTGATGGTTTCCCTGCCGGTCCGGGCGATGTGTCTAACTTTGCCACTGCGCTATGTGACGGTGCCACTGACGGCGACGGCAATGCTCTGAACTGTTCCAGCACCTCTGTAGTTCTGGCCAATGGCCCGGGCGCAGGCGATGTGTACGCTGGTCAGGCATTTACCAACCTGCAGTTTGATACCCGTATCAATGATCTGGGTAATATGATAAATGACTTCAGCCTGCGTAAAGAATTCGATAACGGCGTAGATGTAACGGTAGGTTACTACTACTCCAATCAGGATATTGCTACCAGCTGGTCTAGCTGGCAGACATTCATCCAGACCCTGGATGGTGACAACTCGCAACTGCTGACCATTACCGATGGGGATGGCACTGAGCTGGTTTCTGATGGTTTGCTGTCGCCTAGCTTCCTGTCATGGGAATGGGACCTGAACTATGTGACCAAAGCGCCTTATGCCAACATTGGTTTTGAACTGAGCGACAACATTCTGGTTGACGCGTCAGTGCGCTACGACACTGTAGAAGCTTCAGGCGAGCTAATCAGCTCATGCTGTGGCGGTAATGTGGATTTTGACCTGAATGGTGATGGTGTAATCGGACAAATTGAAGATGCGTCGGCGACCAATAGCGGCTTTATCAGCGGTGGTGTTATCAACCTGAACCGTGCTGGTGCTGCGTCACAAATCGTAGACTACACAGCGCATAACACGTCTTACTCTTTGGGTGGTTCATACCTGTTGTCAGAAAGTCAGACGTTCTTTGCCCGTTACTCAAAAGGTGGCCGTGCTATTGCTGACCGTTTACTGCAAATCGGCGGTACACTGAATGCAGATGGAAGTCTGACCAGCACCACATCAGGTTTTGATACAACCAAGCAGTTTGAA contains:
- a CDS encoding YihY/virulence factor BrkB family protein, whose product is MSGKRSDNAASVLQLSPSSWWQVTKRVFSKLQEHNLPLIAAGVAFYCLLAIFPLLGAIISMYGLLVSPQELQEHMALLINVVPAESRYIIEEQLTNLTEKSSSTLGWGFLFSVLLSLWSSSKGANALITACNITYSEAHGRSFFKGMFARITCTISIILTVIIALICITILPKAVSWATNDLISAKQASWMSLPVMLLLFNVSLSALYRYAPNRKSAQWRWVTPGSMFATLLWIAASYGFSIYLSEFASYNKTYGSVGGIIVLLMWLYLSAYIILIGAEVNSAIELQTSADSTVGGDKPMGKRGAFVADNTPEDLRQEDEKKQSPYQQEH
- the minC gene encoding septum site-determining protein MinC encodes the protein MAEQCFRMKGTTLTSIVLDVLYFDPDEFDQQLAAKVASAPQFFTRSSLIIQLSVPLTDTEFELLVTLCRQHQLQPMAVRGEVGTLKSTINDLGLSDISQSKATETALNDTADARQAPSAPPAAVQATKFIDRPVRSGQQVYAQGADLVIIAPVSEGAEVLADGNIHIYGTMRGRALAGVQGNTQARIFCQQMEAELLSIAGRFVMQETIQSQCWKKPAQAYLEEDALLVTALG
- the minD gene encoding septum site-determining protein MinD, which encodes MAKIIVVTSGKGGVGKTTSSAAIGTGLAMQGHKTVVVDFDVGLRNLDLIMGCERRVVYDFVNVINKEATLNQALIKDKRTDGLSILPASQTRDKDALTMEGVQQVLNDLSKDFEYIICDSPAGIEQGAQMALYFADEAIVVTNPEVSSVRDSDRILGILQSKSMRAEQGKSVKEHLLITRYNPQRVATAEMLSVADVEEILAVPLLGVIPESEAVLKASNQGAPVILDQESNAGQAYTDAVRRLLGEKVDHRFLEAEKKGFFKRLLGGK
- the minE gene encoding cell division topological specificity factor MinE, whose amino-acid sequence is MGIFDYLLKKGKPTSSASVAKERLQIIVAHERRKRSEPDYLPMMQKEILEVIRKYVQIADDQVSVQVEDSDDCSVLELNITLPE
- a CDS encoding S10 family peptidase is translated as MNWKGYLCAGLLGASTLSALPVFAADTAPSYTRQAQVDTHTITQHKTTIRGHRLNYTAIAGMQPVWNDQGDPIATLQYTYYKKDDVKAPEKRPLLISFNGGPGSASVWMHIAYTGPVVLNVDEEGYPLQPYGVKSNPESVLDVADVVYVNPVNTGFSRVLPDAEGKMPSKEEQQKLFFGVNADVEYLAEWINTFVTRQERWRSPKYLIGESYGTTRVSGLARALQSQQWMYLNGVILVSPTELGIKREGIVEAANRLPYFAATAWHHKKLKPEYQNMALEDFLPQVETFTMEQLLPALSQGGFLASQKKQAIARQMAAYSGLSEKAILRTNLDVSPRFFWKELLREEGKTIGRLDSRYLGLDKQDTGDKPDYNAELSSWLHAFTPAMNDYLVNQLNIKTDLKYNMFGNVYPWDRSDDETGENLRQAMAENPYLNVMVQSGYYDGATNYFDAKYTLWQLDPSGKMKQRLSFKGYRSGHMMYLRKADLKTANQDIREFIQASLPDEHTPAKYAR
- a CDS encoding M20/M25/M40 family metallo-hydrolase, which translates into the protein MSKRFICAALMSALTAFPALASLTEKEQQAVDHIASTQGDAVALLKSLVNENSGTMNFDGIRKNAHMMIPEFTALGFDARFISGEKFGRAGHLVATNEGGKGPNILLIGHLDTVFAKDSPFQSFKMLDNGLATGPGISDMKGGNVIILQALKGLKAAGELDDMNIRVVMTGDEESSGRPLNLSKAALTEAAEWADVALGFEDGDGDPATANTARRGAMGWELTVTGVPAHSSQVFQPDIGAGAIYESARILHAFYTNLRGEKLLTFNPGKIVGGTEVSMDEKASRGTAFGKDNVVAETTRVTGDIRTISVEQLNQTKATMREIVADNLPQTSAKIIFDDGYPPMAPTQGNAQLLSMYSAISEALGQGKVAAVDPRNAGAADISFTATNVDMALDGLGMKGTGGHTVKETGDIPSLTSQAQRAALLMYRLKTAN
- a CDS encoding zinc-dependent alcohol dehydrogenase family protein, whose amino-acid sequence is MKQVEIASPEQGLNGIKVTDVAPPPEPQAGEIMVQVMASSLNYHDYGVASGVMKSSPGRILMSDGAGVVKAVGEGVTAFAPGDNVVSVFFPDWQTGGPTVGDFSRTPGDGIDGYAREYVTLPASYFTRAPQGWSHIESATITTAGMTAWRALVVEGQLKAGDTVLLLGTGGVSVYALQIAKAMGATVAITSSSDEKLEKARAMGADFTVNYKTDEQWGKTVAQWSGGGVDHIVEVGGPATLGQSIKAARVGGSIVLIGVLTGIGGEIPTAMLMRKQIKLTGVIVGSHKEQQDFVRALENMAFSPVIDKSFALDELADAFRYEESGQHFGKIAVDYSK
- a CDS encoding class I SAM-dependent methyltransferase; the encoded protein is MTVEIVTDTSQEKAILETCIKSKAKQGESLQILEAGCGNKWQLSLTGIDYTLSGIDIDADAVALRQQKYNDLDDVLIGDLRTAELPNDQYDVIYTAYVLEHVDNVNKVLENFYRWLKPGGVIIIKVPDRDSVYGFVARNTPHWTHVLYYRWIKGNKNAGKPGYLPYPTVYDKALARSNISAYCARQGLKVRATYGKNNYLRKKSLRDHAIRVFVQLMNLFSFGKLAWHYNDLIYIIEKPALRTAANSSGDNPKHWQSTGSIEKTSA
- the upp gene encoding uracil phosphoribosyltransferase, giving the protein MAVHEIKHPLIQHKIGLMREAGLSSKNFRELASEVGNLLTYEATRDLVTEPATIECWSGDSIEVEQIKGKKITVVPILRAGLGMLDGVMELIPNAKISVVGLYRDEETLEPVAYFDKVVNHIDERTALIVDPMLATGGTLIATIDLLKQKGCTKIMGLFLVAAPEGIKAVTDLHPDVDIFTASVDDKLNKDGYILPGLGDAGDRIFGTR